One window from the genome of Leptotrichia trevisanii DSM 22070 encodes:
- a CDS encoding GntR family transcriptional regulator: MLKYREIAQELRNKIINGDYIPNEKLPNEKEMCEKYKASRITVKKPWIYWFQKG, translated from the coding sequence GTGTTAAAATATAGAGAAATTGCTCAGGAATTAAGAAATAAAATAATAAATGGAGATTATATTCCAAATGAAAAGCTTCCAAATGAAAAGGAAATGTGTGAAAAATACAAGGCAAGCAGGATTACCGTAAAAAAGCCATGGATTTACTGGTTTCAGAAGGGCTGA
- a CDS encoding FtsW/RodA/SpoVE family cell cycle protein translates to MNSKKILGTSFIIVIIILSALSLITIASLSFPKGQKEYGKSYYFLMRQAIWLVVGWGLFAFTANVNYKKYKDIAKYLYVIGAFGLILVLLAGKTVNGAKRWIDLRVILLQPSEFAKLFLIITLSTLAYTFKTRNKIKKFPKITSGIMMISSFIYMFLILFEKAFSSTAQITIIALTYLFIAEVKFSIISTYSAIIGIGGWLAITKVGYRVNRLVEYKSKDGGGQTAESLIAIANGKVSGRFYGNGLQKYNFLPEIHTDYVFSGFAEENGFLGVLFLLGLYAALLIIIGIALRKIKDLYAKYLLSGIFIMFATQIIGNVAVASQLIPSTGIPLPMMSYGGSTMIVVMMTLGIVYNILRALYRQEMGSNLDKMREMDYMM, encoded by the coding sequence GTGAATAGTAAAAAAATATTGGGAACGAGTTTTATAATTGTAATTATAATACTTTCAGCATTGAGTCTTATAACTATAGCAAGTCTTAGTTTTCCAAAAGGACAGAAGGAATATGGAAAAAGCTATTATTTTTTAATGCGGCAGGCAATATGGCTAGTGGTAGGCTGGGGATTGTTTGCATTTACAGCTAATGTAAATTATAAAAAATATAAGGATATAGCAAAATATTTGTATGTTATAGGGGCTTTTGGACTTATATTAGTGTTGTTGGCGGGAAAAACGGTAAATGGGGCAAAACGTTGGATTGATTTGCGGGTAATATTGCTTCAGCCTTCAGAATTTGCTAAATTATTTTTAATTATTACGTTATCAACGCTTGCTTACACATTTAAGACACGAAATAAAATAAAAAAATTTCCTAAGATAACAAGTGGAATTATGATGATAAGTTCATTTATATATATGTTTCTTATTTTATTTGAAAAGGCATTTAGCAGTACGGCGCAAATTACAATAATAGCATTGACTTATTTATTCATTGCGGAAGTAAAATTTTCAATAATTTCGACTTATTCAGCAATAATTGGAATCGGAGGGTGGCTTGCGATAACAAAGGTTGGATATAGGGTAAACAGGCTTGTTGAATATAAATCTAAAGACGGCGGAGGGCAGACTGCAGAATCGCTGATTGCCATAGCGAATGGAAAAGTTAGTGGAAGATTTTATGGAAATGGGTTGCAAAAATATAATTTTTTGCCAGAAATACATACAGATTATGTTTTTTCAGGGTTTGCTGAGGAAAATGGATTTTTGGGAGTCTTGTTTTTATTGGGATTATATGCGGCCTTGTTAATTATAATAGGGATTGCATTGAGAAAAATAAAGGATTTGTATGCAAAATATCTATTAAGTGGTATTTTTATAATGTTTGCCACACAGATAATAGGAAACGTAGCGGTTGCAAGCCAGCTGATACCTTCTACAGGAATTCCTCTTCCAATGATGAGTTACGGAGGAAGTACAATGATAGTAGTTATGATGACATTAGGAATTGTTTATAATATATTGCGGGCGTTATACAGGCAGGAAATGGGAAGCAACCTTGATAAAATGCGGGAAATGGATTATATGATGTAG
- the mraY gene encoding phospho-N-acetylmuramoyl-pentapeptide-transferase produces the protein MLYLLQELFINNWRVLRIFKSIMLRASVAFMIAFLFMLILGKPFIAWLKKKKYGDTAREEGPKSHFDKSGTPTMGGLLIIGAILFATAVAGNFTNKFIVFLFVITILFTTIGFYDDYLKLTRHKSGLSGKKKILGQLIITALTFGFVYKFGLVNKTIDFSIINPLIKNSYIYITPVLFFIFVSFVIIGSSNAVNLTDGLDGLVSGPIIVVSITLLIITYLTGHHNYAKYLNLYHIPEVSEITVYLASVIGALIGFLWYNFYPAQVFMGDTGSLTLGGILGIIVIFIKQELLLPIAGFIFIMEALSVMIQVWHFKTFGKRVFKMAPIHHHFELLGLPETKVTIRFWIVSIMTCLLTFVILKLR, from the coding sequence ATGTTATATTTACTGCAAGAGTTATTTATAAATAACTGGAGAGTTTTACGTATTTTTAAATCAATAATGCTAAGAGCGTCTGTGGCGTTTATGATTGCGTTTTTGTTTATGTTAATTTTAGGGAAACCGTTCATTGCCTGGCTTAAAAAGAAAAAATATGGAGATACGGCAAGGGAGGAAGGGCCTAAATCGCATTTTGACAAGTCGGGAACACCTACAATGGGAGGGCTTCTAATAATTGGAGCAATTTTATTTGCAACAGCAGTTGCTGGCAACTTTACAAATAAATTTATTGTATTTCTGTTTGTAATTACAATTTTATTTACAACAATTGGATTTTATGATGATTACCTGAAATTAACAAGACATAAAAGTGGACTTTCTGGAAAGAAAAAAATATTGGGACAACTTATAATCACAGCATTAACATTTGGCTTTGTGTATAAATTTGGACTTGTTAATAAGACAATTGATTTTTCGATAATAAATCCGTTAATAAAAAATTCGTATATATACATAACACCAGTCCTGTTTTTTATTTTTGTGTCATTTGTAATAATCGGCTCTTCAAATGCGGTAAATTTGACGGATGGACTGGACGGACTTGTGAGTGGGCCAATAATTGTGGTAAGTATTACGCTTCTTATAATAACATATTTGACAGGACACCATAATTATGCAAAATATTTAAATCTGTATCATATTCCAGAAGTATCAGAAATAACAGTTTATCTAGCTTCGGTAATAGGTGCGTTAATTGGTTTTTTATGGTACAATTTTTATCCGGCGCAAGTATTTATGGGAGATACTGGCTCTCTGACACTGGGAGGAATTTTAGGAATTATCGTTATTTTCATAAAACAGGAATTATTATTGCCAATTGCTGGATTTATATTTATTATGGAGGCCTTGTCAGTTATGATTCAAGTCTGGCATTTTAAAACTTTTGGAAAACGGGTATTCAAGATGGCCCCAATTCACCATCACTTTGAACTACTAGGACTTCCTGAAACAAAAGTTACAATAAGATTCTGGATTGTTTCAATAATGACATGTCTATTAACATTTGTAATTTTGAAATTAAGATAA
- a CDS encoding PTS sugar transporter subunit IIC codes for MERTFKEKLSEKLMSFAGIIGKNIYLLSLRDAFMLSFPLTMFGSILLVVTNFPGFSEKAREGLGALMGHSIESSMLLMSIFVSIGIGYYLYLYKNPKRMQDAIYSGAVALVAFFIVTPFSVKLENGELMTGVIPTSLVGAQGLFVAIFVSIISTTIYGFLLNKNLTIKMPKDVPPAISKSFSAIIPGFLTLSVFMIINILFKHTKFESIHTFVYEFLQKPLVGLGTSFFATIIAATLVQFFWFFGVHGHLVVNPIMDTIWNVASLENLNAYNAGQPLPHIVTKQFIEMFSVSIGSMGALSALTAVFIVSRIKQQREVAKLGFIPGIFNISEPTLFGLPVILNPILAIPWILGSPITISIAYFATKIGLMPRTTGVAVPWTMPLGISGTLATNSIMGGVIQIVGFVVMVLLWIPFILYSQKQYEEEKRKKENEAKEKE; via the coding sequence ATGGAAAGAACTTTTAAGGAAAAATTATCTGAAAAATTAATGAGCTTTGCGGGAATTATTGGGAAAAATATTTATTTGCTTAGTTTAAGGGATGCTTTTATGCTTTCATTTCCGCTTACAATGTTTGGTTCAATTTTGCTTGTTGTAACAAACTTTCCCGGGTTTAGCGAAAAGGCTAGGGAAGGGCTTGGAGCCCTGATGGGACATTCGATAGAAAGCTCAATGTTGCTTATGTCGATATTTGTAAGCATAGGGATTGGTTATTATTTGTACTTGTATAAAAATCCGAAGAGAATGCAGGATGCAATATATTCTGGGGCTGTGGCACTTGTAGCATTTTTTATAGTAACACCTTTTTCAGTAAAACTTGAAAATGGGGAACTGATGACAGGAGTTATTCCAACTTCGTTAGTTGGAGCTCAAGGGCTGTTTGTTGCAATTTTTGTATCAATTATATCGACAACTATTTATGGGTTTTTGTTAAATAAGAATTTGACTATAAAAATGCCTAAAGATGTTCCACCTGCGATTTCAAAATCATTTTCAGCGATTATTCCAGGATTTTTGACTTTAAGTGTATTTATGATAATAAACATTCTCTTTAAACATACTAAATTTGAATCAATACATACTTTTGTGTATGAATTTTTACAAAAACCGCTTGTTGGTTTGGGAACATCTTTCTTTGCCACAATAATAGCCGCAACATTGGTACAGTTCTTCTGGTTCTTTGGAGTACACGGACATCTTGTGGTAAATCCGATAATGGATACAATCTGGAATGTGGCTTCACTAGAAAATTTGAATGCGTATAATGCAGGACAGCCATTACCTCATATTGTAACAAAGCAGTTTATAGAGATGTTTTCGGTAAGTATTGGTTCGATGGGGGCATTGTCAGCATTAACAGCGGTTTTTATTGTAAGCAGAATAAAACAGCAAAGGGAAGTGGCAAAATTAGGATTTATACCAGGAATATTCAATATATCCGAACCTACATTATTTGGACTTCCTGTAATATTGAATCCTATACTTGCAATACCGTGGATACTGGGATCACCAATAACAATCTCAATTGCCTATTTTGCAACAAAAATTGGATTAATGCCTAGAACAACAGGAGTGGCGGTACCATGGACTATGCCTCTTGGAATAAGTGGAACGCTTGCAACAAATTCTATTATGGGAGGGGTAATACAAATAGTAGGTTTCGTTGTAATGGTGCTTTTATGGATACCGTTTATACTGTATTCCCAAAAGCAGTATGAAGAGGAAAAAAGAAAAAAAGAAAATGAAGCGAAAGAGAAAGAATAG
- a CDS encoding GntR family transcriptional regulator: MDLLVSEGLIIKRRGSGTFVKDMRDDDAIEIAMKKQFMGFKATHGNKKVASAIIKFKVIPASAEIAEKLKIERNDFVYYIERVRYLNDEPCVIEYTYMPISTIKGLKEDVLKDSIYEYIENTLNLSIQSAHRVIKADLPTDLEKKYLKIKELIPVLEVEQVAFLSNGQIFEYSKSRHRGDRTEIKMIEVR; encoded by the coding sequence ATGGATTTACTGGTTTCAGAAGGGCTGATCATCAAAAGGAGAGGTTCTGGAACATTTGTAAAGGATATGAGGGATGACGATGCAATAGAAATCGCCATGAAAAAGCAGTTTATGGGATTTAAGGCAACTCATGGAAATAAAAAGGTTGCATCCGCCATTATAAAGTTCAAAGTTATCCCGGCTTCAGCCGAAATAGCTGAAAAATTAAAAATAGAAAGAAATGATTTTGTCTATTATATTGAAAGAGTGCGTTACTTAAACGACGAACCTTGCGTTATCGAATACACCTATATGCCAATATCTACAATCAAAGGGTTAAAAGAGGATGTATTAAAGGATTCTATTTATGAATATATAGAAAATACATTGAATTTAAGCATACAAAGTGCACATAGGGTAATAAAGGCGGATTTGCCAACGGATTTGGAAAAAAAATATTTAAAAATCAAAGAGCTGATTCCTGTTCTGGAAGTTGAACAAGTTGCTTTTTTATCAAATGGACAAATTTTTGAATATTCAAAATCACGGCATAGAGGGGATAGAACAGAGATAAAAATGATAGAAGTGAGATAA
- the murD gene encoding UDP-N-acetylmuramoyl-L-alanine--D-glutamate ligase has protein sequence MDKKGIVFGAGLSGLGAKELLEKNGYEVYLIDDKVAMSSEEGVRILNEEKIEFVVKSPGIPWKAELLKVAKEKDVKIISEIDLAYKYVDKNIKIISFTGTNGKTTTSTKMAELLNFAGFRAKLAGNAGFSFAKLVADEEELDYVVLELSSYQLENNPQIHSNIAGIINLTPDHLTRYDTVEDYYITKFAIFNKQTENDFALINLDDEVFAKLYERNEIKEKIKAQKVYLSTETKGTVFVYENDIRIMKDLNKRIDEVQNFGEKIDEVSEILMKTEELSLKGRHNLENMLFLISSAKILNVENKKLIEFLKSTNALEHRLENFFVKGNTTFINDSKGTNVESTLKAIDSFNNSIIMILGGDDKKIDNMPLIERVKEKVDFVYLIGDNAQLLIDDMEKIGYKNYKNLETVENVLNYLKENVDFSQNQTVLFSPATSSFCQFKSFEHRGKVFKELTQKIIGK, from the coding sequence ATGGATAAAAAGGGAATTGTATTTGGTGCTGGGTTAAGTGGACTTGGTGCGAAGGAACTGCTGGAAAAAAATGGATATGAAGTATATTTGATAGATGATAAGGTTGCAATGTCGTCAGAAGAGGGAGTTAGGATTTTGAATGAAGAAAAAATTGAATTTGTTGTGAAAAGTCCAGGGATTCCTTGGAAGGCGGAGCTTTTGAAAGTTGCGAAGGAAAAGGATGTTAAGATTATTTCAGAAATTGATTTGGCTTATAAATATGTGGATAAAAATATAAAGATTATTTCATTTACTGGGACAAACGGGAAAACTACAACATCTACTAAAATGGCTGAATTACTTAATTTTGCTGGATTTCGTGCGAAACTTGCCGGGAATGCAGGTTTTTCATTTGCAAAACTGGTGGCTGATGAGGAAGAACTGGATTATGTTGTGCTGGAGCTTAGCAGCTACCAATTGGAAAATAATCCGCAGATTCATTCAAATATCGCCGGGATAATTAATTTGACACCTGATCATCTGACACGGTATGATACGGTGGAAGATTACTATATTACAAAGTTTGCGATTTTTAATAAGCAGACAGAAAATGATTTTGCGCTGATTAATCTGGATGATGAAGTTTTTGCGAAGTTGTATGAAAGAAATGAGATAAAAGAGAAAATAAAGGCTCAAAAGGTGTATTTGAGTACAGAGACAAAGGGAACAGTTTTTGTTTATGAAAATGATATTCGTATAATGAAGGATTTGAATAAACGAATTGACGAAGTTCAGAATTTTGGTGAAAAAATTGATGAAGTTTCAGAAATTTTGATGAAAACGGAAGAATTATCATTAAAGGGTAGACATAATTTGGAAAATATGTTATTTTTGATAAGTTCGGCGAAAATATTAAATGTGGAAAATAAAAAGCTGATTGAATTTTTGAAATCAACAAATGCGTTGGAGCATAGGCTTGAAAACTTTTTTGTAAAAGGGAATACAACGTTTATTAATGATTCTAAGGGGACAAATGTGGAATCGACATTAAAGGCTATTGATTCGTTTAATAATTCGATTATTATGATTTTAGGCGGAGATGACAAGAAAATTGATAATATGCCTCTGATTGAAAGAGTTAAGGAGAAAGTTGACTTTGTTTATCTGATTGGGGATAATGCTCAGCTTTTGATAGATGATATGGAAAAAATTGGGTATAAGAATTATAAGAATTTGGAAACGGTTGAAAATGTATTGAATTATTTGAAGGAAAATGTGGATTTTTCCCAAAATCAGACAGTGCTGTTTTCACCTGCGACATCTAGTTTTTGCCAATTTAAGAGTTTTGAACATAGGGGAAAAGTATTTAAGGAATTGACACAAAAAATTATAGGAAAATAA
- a CDS encoding UDP-N-acetylmuramoyl-tripeptide--D-alanyl-D-alanine ligase → MNKSEVFQSFFNKGKISDFEINKVSINSKELDENDVFVAIRGGNNFVNEALEKGALAVYDSEAVEIDEKYADRAFFVKDSVVFLQNFAREWRKNLDIKVIGITGSNGKTTVKDMIYHLLSQKYKGKKTEGNYNNHIGLPFTLLRAEKDDEFIILEMGMSGFGEIDLLGQIALPDINVITNIGESHLEFLKTKENVFLAKTEIIPYIKNTLVINGDDEYLKNVKAENIEVVRALNLGNNEFRDKTSDFYYGDVHFNESGTDFFLKYFGKTCQSTVERNYKTNVLGEHNVLNLVMAIAVAKQFGMEDKIIGEAVKNIGLTGMRFQIIENGDTTYINDAYNASPMSMEKSLETFSQIYNDRQKVVVLGDMLELGENELELHSNLFNTIKNTKFDKLYLFGERMKSLFEKIKENVDNGNLKNENLKNREFGHFDEKEEIKEKIGQISGEKVVLLKASRGMRLEEIIEK, encoded by the coding sequence ATGAATAAAAGTGAAGTGTTTCAAAGTTTCTTTAACAAAGGGAAAATATCAGATTTTGAGATAAATAAAGTTTCTATTAATTCAAAGGAACTTGATGAAAATGATGTTTTTGTTGCCATCAGAGGCGGGAACAATTTTGTTAATGAAGCATTGGAAAAAGGGGCTTTGGCTGTTTATGACAGTGAAGCTGTGGAAATTGATGAAAAGTATGCTGATCGTGCATTTTTTGTAAAGGACAGTGTTGTGTTTCTGCAAAATTTTGCCAGAGAATGGCGAAAGAATTTAGATATAAAAGTAATAGGAATTACGGGGAGCAACGGGAAAACGACTGTAAAGGACATGATTTACCACCTGCTTTCACAAAAATATAAAGGAAAAAAGACTGAAGGGAATTACAATAATCATATTGGACTGCCCTTCACTTTGTTGCGTGCTGAAAAAGATGATGAGTTTATCATTCTGGAAATGGGGATGAGCGGCTTTGGGGAAATTGATCTGCTGGGACAGATTGCATTGCCTGATATTAATGTTATTACCAACATTGGTGAATCACATCTGGAATTTCTGAAAACGAAGGAAAATGTATTTTTGGCAAAAACGGAAATTATCCCGTATATTAAAAATACGCTCGTAATCAATGGCGATGATGAATATTTAAAAAATGTGAAAGCTGAAAATATTGAAGTTGTAAGGGCTTTGAATTTGGGAAATAATGAGTTTAGGGATAAAACGTCTGATTTTTATTATGGAGACGTTCATTTTAACGAAAGCGGGACTGATTTTTTTCTGAAATATTTTGGAAAAACTTGTCAAAGCACAGTTGAGAGAAATTATAAAACGAATGTTCTGGGAGAACACAATGTATTAAACTTAGTTATGGCAATTGCTGTGGCTAAACAATTCGGAATGGAAGATAAAATAATAGGTGAAGCTGTGAAAAATATTGGCTTGACTGGAATGCGATTTCAAATAATTGAAAACGGCGACACAACATATATTAACGATGCCTATAATGCAAGTCCAATGTCTATGGAGAAATCACTTGAAACATTTTCCCAGATATATAACGATAGACAAAAAGTCGTTGTTCTGGGGGATATGTTGGAACTGGGGGAAAATGAGCTGGAACTTCATAGCAATCTTTTTAATACAATAAAAAATACAAAATTTGACAAACTTTATTTGTTCGGAGAAAGGATGAAAAGTCTATTTGAAAAAATAAAGGAAAATGTGGACAATGGGAATTTAAAAAATGAGAACCTGAAAAACAGGGAATTTGGACATTTTGATGAAAAGGAAGAAATAAAGGAAAAAATAGGACAGATTTCTGGAGAAAAGGTAGTGCTGTTAAAAGCATCACGGGGAATGAGATTAGAAGAAATCATAGAAAAATAA